The Spirosoma radiotolerans genome has a window encoding:
- the acs gene encoding acetate--CoA ligase, with amino-acid sequence MRIRTFDEYQTAYQKSVDDPESFWAEIAQEFQWRKPWTKTLQWNFTEPSIKWFIGGKLNITENCLDRHLATRGDQPAIIWEPNDPNEAGVTLTYRMLHDQVCRFANVLKRNGVVKGDRVCIYMPMVPELAIAVLACARVGAIHSVVFGGFSAQSIADRINDAQCKLIITSDGAYRGSKEIPMKSTVDDALIGCPTVQRVIVLTRTRTPVSMLKGRDVWWEQELKQVTADCPAEEMDAEDMLFILYTSGSTGKPKGVVHTCGGYMVYATYTFQNVFQYEPNQVFFCTADIGWITGHSYIVYGPLASGATSLLFEGVPTYPDCGRFWDITDKHKVNILYTAPTAIRSLMGFGLDKVENHDLSSLQVLGSVGEPINEEAWHWYDDHIGKNRCPIVDTWWQTETGGILISPLAGITKTKPTYATLPLPGIQPILVDENGTEVEGNGVSGNLCIKFPWPGLLRTTYGDHERCRQTYFATYPGLYFTGDGCLRDEDGYYRITGRVDDVLNVSGHRIGTAEVENAINMHTGVVESAVVGYPHDIKGQGIYAYVIADQMPEGHDADLTKRDILATVSRVIGPIAKPDKIQFVTGLPKTRSGKIMRRILRKIAEGETGSLGDTSTLLDPTVVEDIKAGAL; translated from the coding sequence ATGCGTATCCGAACCTTTGACGAATACCAGACAGCTTATCAAAAGAGTGTTGACGATCCCGAATCGTTCTGGGCCGAGATAGCCCAGGAGTTTCAGTGGCGCAAACCCTGGACTAAAACCCTGCAATGGAATTTCACCGAACCCAGCATTAAGTGGTTCATAGGTGGCAAATTGAATATTACGGAGAACTGCCTTGATCGCCATCTGGCCACGCGGGGCGATCAACCCGCTATTATCTGGGAACCAAACGACCCGAATGAAGCCGGTGTTACGCTGACCTACCGCATGCTTCACGATCAGGTTTGTCGGTTTGCCAACGTGCTGAAACGGAATGGCGTAGTGAAAGGCGACCGGGTCTGTATATACATGCCGATGGTTCCTGAACTGGCCATTGCGGTGTTGGCCTGTGCCCGCGTGGGGGCGATCCACTCCGTCGTGTTTGGTGGATTTTCGGCCCAGAGCATCGCCGACCGCATCAATGATGCTCAGTGCAAACTGATCATAACGTCGGATGGCGCGTATCGGGGCAGCAAAGAAATCCCGATGAAAAGCACCGTCGATGATGCGTTGATCGGTTGCCCAACGGTTCAGCGGGTCATTGTCCTGACCCGTACCCGCACGCCCGTTTCGATGCTCAAAGGGCGCGATGTGTGGTGGGAACAGGAGCTCAAGCAAGTCACCGCCGATTGCCCGGCCGAGGAAATGGACGCCGAAGATATGCTGTTCATTCTGTACACGTCTGGCTCGACGGGCAAACCCAAAGGCGTTGTGCATACCTGTGGAGGCTACATGGTCTATGCCACCTACACCTTCCAGAATGTCTTCCAGTACGAACCGAACCAGGTTTTCTTCTGCACAGCTGATATTGGCTGGATTACGGGCCACTCGTATATCGTGTATGGTCCCCTGGCCAGTGGCGCGACATCGCTGCTTTTTGAAGGCGTACCTACCTACCCCGATTGTGGTCGGTTCTGGGATATTACGGACAAACACAAGGTCAACATCCTGTATACCGCCCCGACAGCGATCCGGTCGTTGATGGGTTTCGGGCTGGACAAGGTTGAGAACCACGACTTAAGCAGTTTGCAGGTCCTTGGTTCGGTAGGTGAACCCATCAATGAAGAAGCCTGGCATTGGTACGACGACCATATTGGTAAAAACCGCTGCCCTATTGTCGATACCTGGTGGCAGACCGAAACAGGTGGTATCCTCATTTCGCCCCTGGCGGGCATCACCAAGACCAAACCAACCTACGCGACGCTTCCATTACCGGGGATTCAGCCGATTCTTGTTGACGAGAATGGGACAGAAGTCGAAGGAAATGGCGTCAGTGGGAACCTGTGCATAAAGTTTCCCTGGCCAGGGCTGCTTCGCACGACTTATGGTGATCACGAACGCTGCCGCCAGACGTACTTTGCCACCTATCCGGGGCTTTACTTTACGGGCGACGGCTGTCTGCGCGACGAAGATGGATACTATCGGATTACCGGTCGGGTTGATGATGTGTTGAACGTATCGGGTCACCGCATTGGCACCGCCGAAGTCGAAAATGCGATTAATATGCACACCGGTGTGGTAGAAAGCGCCGTGGTCGGATACCCGCACGATATCAAGGGGCAAGGCATTTATGCGTACGTCATCGCCGATCAAATGCCCGAAGGACACGATGCCGACCTGACCAAACGCGATATTCTGGCAACGGTCAGCCGGGTCATTGGCCCCATTGCGAAACCGGATAAGATTCAGTTTGTAACAGGTTTGCCCAAAACCCGTTCGGGGAAGATCATGCGCCGGATTCTGCGCAAAATTGCGGAGGGCGAAACAGGTAGTCTTGGCGACACCTCTACCCTACTCGATCCGACGGTTGTCGAGGATATCAAGGCGGGTGCGTTGTAA
- a CDS encoding Uma2 family endonuclease, with product MQLPLHIPQLDGFTDDELVKFCLANPELTIERDEHGILYINMFPTQLLTSTNSSELNGEFVIWNRKAKTGKVIDSNGGFFLKDKSMKAPDVAWIRREQWEALSKKEKHSFPHLAPDFVLELASDSDNLDVVKEKMEKWLANGVRLAWLISPEEKLTYIYRPEQSVETKAFTETLSGEDVMIGFETVLADILEE from the coding sequence ATGCAACTTCCCCTGCACATACCTCAACTCGACGGATTTACTGATGATGAATTAGTTAAGTTCTGTTTGGCTAATCCTGAACTAACTATTGAACGCGACGAGCATGGTATTTTATACATCAATATGTTTCCTACTCAGCTACTGACAAGTACAAATAGTAGTGAGTTAAACGGCGAGTTCGTTATTTGGAATCGTAAGGCTAAAACTGGTAAGGTGATTGATTCTAACGGCGGCTTCTTTCTAAAGGACAAATCAATGAAAGCGCCCGATGTCGCCTGGATACGACGCGAACAGTGGGAAGCACTGAGCAAAAAAGAGAAACATTCCTTTCCTCATTTGGCACCAGATTTTGTACTTGAATTAGCCAGCGACTCGGATAATCTGGACGTAGTTAAAGAGAAAATGGAGAAGTGGCTTGCCAATGGTGTCCGATTGGCCTGGCTAATTTCACCGGAAGAAAAATTGACGTATATCTATCGGCCTGAACAATCCGTCGAAACAAAAGCCTTTACGGAAACGCTCTCCGGTGAGGATGTGATGATCGGCTTTGAGACGGTGCTGGCGGATATTCTGGAGGAGTAA
- a CDS encoding DUF1624 domain-containing protein: MKRVTAIDITRGLVMVIMALDHVRDLLHTSALTQNPTDLATTTPAIFMTRWITHLCAPTFVFLSGTSAYLSLRKQQVANGDDQSARRFLLKRGLVLILLELTVVNFAFWFDIHFQSLMLQVIYAIGGGLVILSLLAKLPVTWVGIIGLVIMVGHNILQLVPSFTNPTAKLVWALLFRTDFFPFSPHFAMLAGYPLIPWLGIMLVGFASGQLMERPADQRKPLLLRIGLGALLLFILLRFLNGYGDPAPWSIQNTGLLTALSFINVTKYPPSLLYALLMLGLMLLFLSVVDGKDNAFTRWLTVYGKVPMFYYILHWYLVHLSMIGMSLLQGYSLADLPSGPLNFGRPANAGVSLSGVYLVWLGLVLLLYPLCKWYGKYKTAHPELGWLRYI; this comes from the coding sequence ATGAAGCGCGTCACCGCCATTGATATAACCCGGGGGCTGGTCATGGTCATTATGGCCCTGGATCACGTTCGGGATCTCCTGCATACGTCCGCTCTTACCCAAAATCCTACCGATTTAGCGACCACAACACCGGCTATCTTCATGACCCGCTGGATCACACATTTGTGTGCCCCTACGTTCGTTTTTTTGTCGGGTACGTCGGCTTATTTATCGTTGAGAAAACAGCAGGTGGCCAACGGCGACGACCAATCGGCCCGCCGATTCCTGCTGAAGAGAGGCCTCGTTCTGATCCTGCTCGAACTAACGGTTGTGAACTTCGCCTTCTGGTTCGATATTCATTTTCAATCGCTGATGTTGCAGGTGATTTATGCCATTGGTGGCGGTCTGGTTATCTTATCGCTCCTGGCAAAATTACCCGTTACGTGGGTGGGCATTATTGGCCTCGTCATTATGGTTGGTCATAACATCCTGCAATTGGTGCCCTCGTTCACGAACCCGACAGCTAAACTGGTGTGGGCATTGTTATTCAGAACGGATTTCTTTCCGTTCAGTCCGCACTTCGCCATGCTAGCGGGCTATCCGCTCATTCCCTGGCTGGGGATCATGCTCGTTGGGTTTGCAAGTGGTCAATTGATGGAACGTCCGGCTGATCAGCGAAAGCCGTTGCTGCTGCGCATTGGTTTGGGTGCTTTACTTTTATTTATCCTGTTGCGTTTTCTGAATGGGTACGGCGACCCGGCGCCCTGGTCTATCCAGAATACCGGTCTGCTCACGGCTCTGTCGTTTATCAATGTCACCAAATATCCGCCCTCGCTTTTGTATGCGCTGCTGATGCTTGGCCTGATGCTGTTGTTTTTATCGGTTGTAGATGGGAAGGATAATGCGTTCACTCGCTGGCTCACCGTGTATGGTAAAGTACCTATGTTCTATTACATCTTGCATTGGTATTTGGTCCACTTGTCTATGATCGGGATGAGTCTGCTTCAGGGGTATTCACTGGCCGATTTGCCATCGGGTCCACTAAACTTCGGCCGACCGGCCAATGCGGGCGTCTCACTGAGCGGAGTTTATTTGGTATGGCTTGGTCTGGTTCTTTTGTTGTATCCCCTTTGTAAATGGTATGGGAAGTACAAAACAGCTCACCCCGAGCTTGGCTGGCTGCGGTATATATAA
- a CDS encoding 3-keto-disaccharide hydrolase, producing the protein MKSFLHILFVFLLITSVSFAQKAASQEEWVSIFNGKDLTGWDIKIAGRPLNDNYQKTFRVENGIMRVVYDQYKTFDGKYGHIYYKKPFSYYRVRFQYRFLGNQTPGGDSWNVRNSGIMLHSQSAESLSLDQTFPVSLEMQLLGGLGKGERHTGNLCTPGTQVYMNGELHTEHCTDSDSKTYDGDRWITAEAIVMGDSIIHHLIEGDTVLTYQRPQVGGGFVSGDHDWKAGHFSTNAETYWINQANTPLREGYIALQAESHPIDFRKVEVLNLKGCMNPKALNYKSYYVKADNTQCRYKK; encoded by the coding sequence ATGAAATCATTCCTACACATACTTTTTGTTTTTCTATTGATAACCAGCGTATCGTTTGCCCAAAAAGCAGCCAGTCAGGAAGAGTGGGTGTCTATTTTTAATGGCAAAGACCTAACCGGCTGGGACATCAAAATCGCCGGACGACCGCTTAACGACAATTATCAAAAAACGTTTCGGGTCGAAAATGGGATCATGCGGGTTGTCTATGACCAGTACAAAACCTTCGACGGGAAATACGGGCATATCTATTACAAAAAGCCCTTTTCGTATTATCGGGTGCGGTTCCAGTATCGATTTTTAGGAAATCAAACGCCGGGTGGCGATTCCTGGAATGTTCGGAATAGTGGCATTATGCTCCATTCGCAATCGGCCGAAAGTTTGTCGCTTGATCAAACGTTCCCTGTTTCTTTAGAAATGCAGTTACTGGGTGGGCTGGGTAAGGGTGAGCGGCATACGGGCAACTTGTGTACACCCGGTACGCAAGTGTACATGAATGGTGAACTGCACACCGAACATTGCACGGACTCCGACTCGAAAACGTATGATGGCGACCGGTGGATAACGGCCGAAGCGATTGTGATGGGCGATTCGATTATCCATCACCTCATTGAGGGCGATACTGTATTGACCTATCAGCGCCCACAGGTTGGTGGTGGGTTTGTCAGTGGCGACCACGACTGGAAGGCCGGCCATTTCAGCACAAATGCCGAGACCTATTGGATCAATCAGGCTAATACACCCCTTCGAGAAGGATATATTGCCTTGCAGGCCGAGAGTCACCCAATTGATTTTCGGAAGGTAGAGGTACTGAATCTCAAAGGTTGTATGAATCCGAAAGCCCTGAATTATAAGTCATACTACGTAAAAGCGGACAATACACAGTGCCGATACAAGAAATAA
- a CDS encoding Kelch repeat-containing protein, whose product MKVRYLPLLCLLGSCLTGQAQTWQPVVTQNTCSTRHENAATLIGDSLYAVGGRGMKPLEALNLKTLVWQTLPTPPVEMNHFQAITYNGELYVICAFQGKYPHETPLPNIYIYSPKQGKWRTGPEIPKERLRGSAGVVVYKNKIYLACGITDGHYDGHVAWFDEYDPKANSWKRLPDAPRTRDHITAAMVGDKLYLAGGRNSTARINKVLETTIAEVDVYDFKTGRWETLPASSNIPTQRAGATAVTQGGKVWIIGGETVQLLAHNEAEALDPKTNKWTAGPTLKQGRHGTQAVVHDGKIYIVAGSANHGGGPELNTVEVMK is encoded by the coding sequence ATGAAAGTACGTTACTTGCCTCTTCTTTGCCTGCTTGGCAGTTGCCTGACTGGGCAGGCTCAAACCTGGCAACCCGTCGTTACCCAGAATACCTGCTCCACTCGGCATGAGAATGCAGCTACCTTAATTGGCGATAGCCTATATGCGGTCGGTGGGCGTGGCATGAAACCATTAGAAGCGCTGAATCTGAAAACGCTGGTGTGGCAAACCCTCCCGACGCCACCGGTTGAAATGAATCATTTTCAGGCTATTACGTATAATGGAGAGCTGTATGTTATCTGCGCTTTTCAGGGAAAATACCCGCACGAAACGCCCTTGCCGAACATCTACATCTACAGTCCTAAACAAGGCAAATGGCGTACGGGTCCTGAAATTCCGAAGGAACGACTTCGGGGTTCGGCCGGGGTAGTGGTCTACAAAAACAAAATCTACTTGGCTTGTGGTATCACCGATGGGCATTATGATGGCCATGTGGCCTGGTTCGATGAGTATGACCCCAAAGCAAACTCGTGGAAGCGGCTACCCGACGCCCCCCGTACCCGTGATCACATTACAGCCGCTATGGTTGGCGATAAGTTGTATCTGGCCGGTGGTCGCAATTCGACGGCGCGGATTAATAAAGTACTCGAAACAACCATTGCTGAGGTCGATGTATACGATTTCAAAACCGGACGTTGGGAAACGCTGCCTGCCAGTTCAAACATTCCAACGCAGCGAGCCGGGGCCACGGCGGTAACCCAGGGCGGCAAAGTCTGGATCATTGGTGGCGAAACGGTGCAGTTGCTGGCCCATAACGAGGCCGAAGCACTCGACCCGAAAACGAACAAATGGACCGCCGGGCCGACCTTAAAACAAGGTCGGCATGGCACGCAGGCCGTTGTACATGACGGGAAGATCTATATTGTTGCGGGCTCGGCCAATCATGGTGGCGGACCCGAACTGAATACCGTTGAAGTGATGAAGTAG
- a CDS encoding catalase codes for METNQNEHTPGPDSKAAEFGATGLQPQDQPIDQTLTTRQGHPLTNNQNIRTVGNRGPATLENYAFLEKISHFDRERIPERVVHARGAGAHGVFEAYGTVGDEPITKYTRAKLFQQKGKQTPVFVRFSSVIHGGHSPETLRDPRGFAVKFYTEDGNWDLVGNNLKVFFIRDAMKFPDLVHAFKPDPITNRQDGQRIFDFISNTPDAMHMITFLFSPWGIPANYRLMQGSGVNTYKWVNQAGEGVLVKYHWEPVQGIKNLTQEEAEQIQAKNFNHATQDLFDAIESGNFPKWELCVQIMSDGEHPELDFDPLDDTKIWPTDQFPFLPVGMMTLNKNPENYFHEVEQVAFGTGVLVDGLEFSDDKMLQGRTFSYSDTQRYRVGTNYLQLPINAPRKHVATNQRDGQMAYHVDTAPGQNKHVNYEPSSLNGLKQPAATAPDHMPQVSGRLIRQPIDRTNNFKQAGERYRLFEDWERDDLINNLVNTLQPVEKHIQDKMIELFTQCDEDYGRRVREGLQNANPNGQEALGQGRPIGAAHTNEAVKEAEEIAHSAQPY; via the coding sequence ATGGAAACGAATCAAAACGAACACACGCCCGGACCTGACTCCAAAGCGGCAGAATTCGGGGCCACCGGACTACAGCCACAAGACCAGCCCATTGACCAAACCTTAACCACCCGGCAGGGTCATCCCTTAACCAACAATCAGAACATTCGCACGGTAGGCAACCGGGGACCGGCCACGCTGGAAAACTACGCCTTTCTCGAAAAGATCAGCCATTTTGATCGGGAGCGCATTCCAGAGCGTGTTGTGCACGCCCGTGGTGCCGGGGCGCATGGCGTTTTTGAAGCCTACGGAACCGTGGGCGATGAACCCATTACCAAATACACCCGCGCCAAATTGTTCCAGCAAAAGGGGAAGCAAACACCCGTTTTTGTGCGTTTCTCCTCCGTTATTCACGGTGGACACTCGCCCGAAACCCTGCGCGATCCCCGTGGCTTTGCCGTGAAGTTCTACACAGAAGATGGCAACTGGGATCTGGTGGGCAACAACCTGAAAGTGTTTTTTATCCGCGATGCCATGAAATTTCCGGATCTGGTACACGCCTTTAAACCAGATCCTATTACGAATCGGCAGGACGGCCAGCGTATCTTTGATTTTATCAGTAATACGCCCGATGCCATGCACATGATTACGTTCTTGTTCTCGCCCTGGGGCATTCCGGCTAACTACCGCCTGATGCAGGGTTCGGGTGTGAATACCTACAAATGGGTGAATCAGGCGGGTGAAGGCGTCCTTGTCAAATACCATTGGGAACCTGTTCAGGGCATCAAAAACCTGACGCAGGAAGAAGCCGAGCAGATTCAGGCGAAGAACTTCAACCATGCCACCCAGGATTTATTCGATGCCATCGAAAGTGGCAACTTTCCGAAATGGGAATTGTGCGTACAGATCATGAGCGATGGTGAGCACCCCGAGCTGGATTTTGATCCACTCGACGATACCAAAATCTGGCCAACCGACCAGTTTCCCTTCCTGCCAGTGGGCATGATGACCCTGAACAAAAACCCGGAGAACTATTTCCACGAAGTAGAACAGGTAGCGTTCGGAACGGGGGTTCTGGTAGATGGCCTGGAATTCTCCGACGATAAAATGTTGCAGGGCCGGACGTTCTCCTACTCCGACACACAGCGTTACCGCGTGGGTACCAACTACCTGCAACTGCCCATCAATGCACCCAGAAAGCACGTGGCCACCAACCAGCGTGATGGCCAGATGGCCTACCACGTGGATACCGCACCGGGGCAAAACAAGCACGTTAACTACGAACCGTCGTCGCTTAATGGCCTGAAACAACCCGCTGCAACGGCCCCCGATCATATGCCGCAGGTATCGGGCAGGCTCATCCGACAGCCCATTGACCGGACCAACAACTTCAAGCAGGCTGGCGAACGGTATCGCCTGTTTGAGGATTGGGAACGTGATGATCTGATCAATAATTTGGTCAATACGCTCCAGCCAGTCGAAAAGCACATTCAGGACAAGATGATTGAGCTGTTCACCCAGTGCGACGAAGACTATGGTCGGCGCGTGCGGGAAGGCTTGCAAAACGCCAACCCGAACGGGCAGGAAGCGCTTGGTCAGGGCAGGCCTATTGGCGCAGCACACACGAATGAAGCGGTCAAAGAAGCAGAAGAAATTGCTCATTCAGCCCAGCCCTACTAG
- a CDS encoding Lrp/AsnC family transcriptional regulator produces MEGLDKTDRRILTLLQQNARLTIQEIGQQINLSKTPVHERIKRLEREGVIDRYVTILDKKKLGNLLIVFCQVTLDRQTRDAFADFETAVRVLPDVLECNRVSGTFDYLIKIVSRDMETYNYFYQEQLSVIPGTLHISSFFVMADVKNSTVIPIE; encoded by the coding sequence ATGGAAGGTTTAGATAAAACGGATCGCCGGATCCTGACCTTGTTGCAACAGAATGCCCGACTGACGATACAGGAGATTGGGCAGCAGATCAATCTCTCGAAAACGCCGGTTCATGAGCGCATCAAACGACTCGAACGGGAAGGGGTCATTGATCGCTATGTGACAATTTTAGATAAGAAAAAACTGGGGAATTTATTGATCGTTTTCTGCCAGGTAACCCTCGATCGACAAACCCGCGACGCCTTCGCCGATTTTGAAACGGCTGTTCGGGTGCTGCCCGATGTTCTGGAGTGTAACCGCGTGTCGGGGACGTTCGATTACCTGATCAAAATCGTTAGCCGCGATATGGAAACCTACAATTATTTTTATCAGGAGCAGCTGTCCGTTATTCCGGGCACCCTGCATATCAGTAGTTTTTTTGTCATGGCCGATGTGAAAAATTCCACCGTCATTCCTATTGAATAA
- the ald gene encoding alanine dehydrogenase, translating to MVIGVPKEIKNNENRVALTPAGVTELRKHGHTVYVQVNAGEGSGFEDEEYITAGAIMLPTIEDVYGIAEMIMKVKEPIAAEYDLIKQDQLLFTYFHFASSEELTQAMLAKKAVCLAYETVERPDRSLPLLVPMSEVAGRMAVQEGAKYLEKPLKGRGILLGGVPGVKPANVLILGGGIVGTQAAKMAAGLGAHVTIMDVSLARLRYLSDIMPPNVQTMMSNEYNIREMIKVCDLIIGAVLIPGAKAPHLITREMLKQMRPGTVLVDVAVDQGGCIETCSPTTHENPTFIIDGVVHYCVANMPGAVPYTSTLALTNATLPYALQLANKGWQQACLDNQDLKMGLNVVDGKVVYNGVAEAFNLPLTDVSTLLTTEEMA from the coding sequence ATGGTTATTGGTGTTCCAAAAGAAATAAAAAACAATGAGAACCGCGTGGCGCTGACGCCCGCTGGTGTAACCGAATTACGGAAGCATGGCCATACGGTTTATGTACAGGTAAATGCCGGTGAAGGCAGTGGGTTTGAGGATGAGGAATACATTACGGCTGGAGCGATTATGCTCCCGACCATCGAAGACGTTTATGGCATCGCCGAGATGATCATGAAGGTTAAAGAGCCGATTGCCGCGGAATATGATCTGATCAAACAAGACCAGTTGTTATTTACCTATTTCCATTTTGCCTCGTCGGAAGAGCTAACTCAGGCTATGCTGGCAAAAAAGGCGGTCTGCTTAGCCTACGAAACCGTGGAGCGACCTGACCGCAGTTTGCCGCTGCTAGTTCCCATGTCGGAAGTAGCGGGCCGGATGGCTGTTCAGGAAGGCGCGAAATATTTAGAGAAACCACTGAAAGGCCGGGGTATTCTACTCGGGGGCGTGCCGGGCGTAAAACCAGCCAATGTACTTATTCTTGGTGGCGGTATTGTGGGAACTCAGGCGGCTAAAATGGCCGCCGGTCTGGGTGCCCACGTGACGATCATGGATGTTAGCCTGGCCCGGTTGCGTTATCTGTCGGACATAATGCCGCCAAACGTGCAAACAATGATGTCGAACGAATACAACATTCGGGAGATGATCAAAGTCTGTGATCTCATCATTGGTGCCGTGCTGATTCCTGGTGCCAAAGCTCCCCACCTCATTACGCGGGAGATGTTGAAACAGATGCGGCCGGGTACCGTATTGGTAGACGTAGCGGTTGATCAGGGCGGTTGCATCGAAACATGCAGCCCTACCACGCACGAAAATCCAACATTTATTATTGACGGGGTTGTTCATTACTGCGTCGCCAATATGCCGGGTGCTGTTCCCTATACGAGTACGCTTGCGCTGACCAATGCTACCTTGCCCTATGCATTGCAATTAGCCAATAAAGGCTGGCAACAGGCTTGTCTCGACAACCAAGATCTTAAAATGGGACTGAATGTTGTGGATGGCAAAGTGGTATACAACG